The genomic window ATCCTGCTTATGTAGCTTCAGAAACTGAGGCTCGTATTGCAGTAATCGAAAAAGATAATGAAGAATTAGCACGTTTAGGTAAAACATTAAAGAATGTACCTAAATATATCTCTATGGCGCAATTAACACCTGAAGTTTTAGCGCAAGCTGAAGAAGATGCTAAAGCGGAATTAAAAGCTGAAGGTAAGCCTGAGCAAATCTGGGACAGAATCTTACCTGGTAAAATGGAGCGTTTCATTTCTGATAACACAACTCTAGACCAAGAGCAATGTTTATTAGATCAGAAATTCATTAAAGATGATAAGCAAACTGTTGCTGAATACGTTAAAACATTTGGTGACGTTGAAGTAACTGGTTTTAAACGTGCTTCAGTTGGATAATTATATATTCAAACTATTATAAAAACTAAAAAGCCTTTCAAATAATGAAAGGCTTTTTTTTGACATTTTTTTCTCTTTTACAGATGCTAATAATTATGTAGCTTTGTTCAACTTTCAAAATAACCATGAAATACAAAAGAATTTTACTAAAATTATCTGGTGAGGCCTTAATGGGAGATCGCCAATATGGTATAGATCCTCAACGTTTAGCAGAATATGCACATGACATCAAAGTAATTACCGACTTAGGTGTTGAAGTAGCCATTGTTATTGGTGGTGGTAATATCTTTAGAGGTGTTGCTGGCGCTAGTAATGGGATGGATCGTGTACAAGGCGATCATATGGGTATGTTAGCAACCGTAATTAACGGATTAGCATTGCAAAGTGCTTTAGAAGATGCTGGTATACCAACCAGACTTCAAACGGCTATTAAAATAAACGAGGTTGCTGAGCCATTTATAAGACGTAAAGCTATGCGTCATTTAGAAAAAGGACGTGTAGTTATTTTTGGAGGAGGAACTGGTAACCCTTATTTTACAACAGACTCAGCTGCTGTTTTAAGAGCTATTGAGATTGAAGCTGATGTTATT from Winogradskyella sp. MH6 includes these protein-coding regions:
- the pyrH gene encoding UMP kinase, encoding MKYKRILLKLSGEALMGDRQYGIDPQRLAEYAHDIKVITDLGVEVAIVIGGGNIFRGVAGASNGMDRVQGDHMGMLATVINGLALQSALEDAGIPTRLQTAIKINEVAEPFIRRKAMRHLEKGRVVIFGGGTGNPYFTTDSAAVLRAIEIEADVILKGTRVDGIYTADPEKDSSAVKFDHITFDDVLRKGLKVMDTTAFTLSQENKLPIIVFDMNKKGNLLKVVSGETIGTEVNL